TTTTTCCAATTAGGATGAAAATAATTTCGTGGAATGCTCAAGGATGTAACATTCCTGAAACATATAATCACCTGAGTTTCTGCTTGAAAAACGTACTCCTGATATGGTATTTATTTCGGAAACGAAAATGGGTCTAGGAAAAATGGAAACTATGGCTAAAAAGCTTCAGCTTAGATACTGGGTAATTATTCCTTCGTTTGGAAAATCTGGTGGTCAAATTGTGGCTTGGAATAGTTGTACCATGACATAATTGTTAGAAGTAAAATTTAACATTATAACGCTGTCAGTAAAAATTAAGGGTATATTATGTGTCGTGTATGTATGtgttagagcgctgctcggtcgaactcgcaagctttggtatctcaagcttgtttgtcaagtttagttgtcaaaactataagtcttgatttctagtctacttatagttatgtctcggattatgatataatgtgtagttgagctttagacttcacgtcgttcatctattgaagacgaagaactaccaaggggagcttgtggaactacatcaacaaaagaaacgtggagacttgaattcatctatTGATAAGCGCGTAAAATGTTATATTTTGTACCATGTTTATATTATccaggactcgatattttggctaaagACATTATCTTGGTGCTTCTGTAGAAAGTACAAGCACATTCGATCACCGAAAAAATAAACAACTAAAAATGGTGTTTGCCTCAAAAGAACACCCATTGCAGTTCACGGCATCAAAAGAGGAAGAGCTCAATTTGCTGTCACTTCATTTTCCATGTTGGCAGCATTTAATGAAGACATGGCCAGAGAATAACACCGTGAAACAAATAGTGACTTTGTAAGTTCTGGCAAGTGAAGCCCACTGAGGGTCAAAGGTAAAGTGGGACGTGTTACCAAATTATGACCACAACACTACATTCCCTGTCTGTGTCAAAGCAAAGGGATTCTAGAACAGcagtttatatatatatcttaacCAAGCTAAAGGGGATTCTAAATATCGAACTCAATCGGGGAGTAGATGGCAGTCAACAAGTTAGGTCCAATGGTGGCGATTGTGGCCGAGACTTAATGGCCGAACTGACTGTGGAGATGGGTTTGGTGCTGCAAACAGTTAAAATTGAGACTAGGCTTTGAATCATCTGTTGGTGTTAAACGGAGTGGACTTGGGGTCTGGGTGATTTGGATGAGCTGATGTACCACAGTTGACAATGagaaaagaaacaacaacagaaaggtttgggggttttggttttcgAAGGCAATAAAGACAAGGCAAGAACTACAGTTGCCGGTGATGACTTGGAATTGGCTATGGTGGCTTTGAGTTCTCTAATGACTAAGAATGATTGACATCAACAATATAATGTACGGAAAATACGAACGGTGGTGTTGATCGGATCATATGGAGAGTTCAAAGAAGCAACATCAGGAATTTAAGTCTGCAGTCATTTGAATTAAgagttgttgctgctgccatggCAGCAAAACAAGCAACTGGTGATGGGGGACTCAAAATGGTGAGAATATGGACAGAGTATGTTGGTTGTGGAGTATTGGTTCTAATATGGAAGATGTTTAGAGGTGTAAAGACTTTCAAGCTCGTCagcgctattagactagtcaagagacgatttagtcactaattactcgattagtttaacacgaacgttaattaatagaaattaatctaacaacgatttagatacgaaaataATACCGTTGAATAGATCTAGAAAAGTTGcgtggaatggactactcgaacgtgtcaatcagacATCGGGTGAAAAAGATATTATTAGTTTTTGtttgaaggaaaaataaatcATTTTTCCTTTAAACCGCCTGGCTTCCCTTATCGTTTGGGAAGGTGCCTTTAGCATTGGTCGTTGGCTTTATCACCAGATACGTATCGAAGagaaatcaatttcttcttcattctttcttcttcattcttctttcatATTCTCAGtctttcttttctgttcttcCTCTGTAAGAATCGAGTGATGAATTTGAGAGCGGGTTAGATAGAGATTGACTGATGAATTAATCAGATGGTGAAGGAGGTGATATTGATGTTATTTAGGGAGAAAGAGATTAACGATTGTTAAGGTCTTGTGGTGAATCAGGGGGAGTAGAATTATGGTTTCTGTTTTTAggatttatgatgatgatgttaagtTGGTGAAGATGAAAGATTAAGAGGGTTAATATTTAATTGAAGTTGTGGAGTTGTTTTAAGGTTTGAATCAAAGATTTAGGGTTATGGAGTTAACTGGATCCTGGAAGATGAATTCGAGGGTTTAAGTGACAAATTAAAGACGGGTTTTGATTAGATATGGAGTagaattgtttgtttggtttcaaTTTCGATTTCagagaagaattgaagaattagggttcatgtgttcttccccaaattgaagTTCCGGTTTGAGTAGAATTGATTTGGTAAATTGGCAATTCAGAGGATATTGAAGCTTGGGTAAGTCTCTAATTGCTTTAATTTCGGTATTTTGAATTGAGTTTATTAAAGTATTTGGTTTATTTGATTGAGAATAGAACCTGGATTGAGATAAGTGCAGAATGGAATTGTAATTATGGTTTAGAGTTGTAGTAGGAAGATTGTTGAAGTTGCAGGGGATATATATGTATGAACTGTGTATCTAATTGTTAAGGAAGCAGAATTGGATGTGTAATCATTATGATGTTGTTTGTAAGGTTGAGATGATTGAGGCAAAGACGATGTTTATGGTTTGGAGTGAAGTCAGCTCATGGTTTAGTTGATGCCAGGAAATTTGTATGAGCAGTGAATAGAATAATGGATGTATTTGAGTAGGAAGTAATGACCTTGCAGACCTGGAAGTGATATTGTTACAATGTGGTGGTGTTGAAGGGAGATGAAATTAGTAATGGAGCTGTAATATGCTGAGTTGGAATAGATGAATGTATTAGGTGAGATATGGACTGGTGCAGTATGGCTATGATGAAGTGATGTTTAAATTTGTATGAGTAGATGAAGATGTTGAGTTAGTGAAGCTGAGATTGAATAATGGTGCATGCAGTGTATGTTTTGAGATGAACTTAGATTGATGTAGGAGTTGAGGATATTGGAGTTGCAGGTGATCAAGAAAGTGAAAGGGCAGAACTTGCAGAGAAGAGCTGAGTTAATGATGAACTGTTGGATGAGTCGCAGTTGAGTTGTGCAGGCCTTTTTATTAGTGGTTATGAAGTTCAGTTTGTGAAGGTAATTGCAGGCTTGAAGTTGTTGAGTTTTGATGTCTGAGTGGTAGTTAAGAGTTAGGTGAGTGTAAACTTTTGCAGAGAGGATGAATTGGTGCTAGTTGCTGTTAGAGTTTGCTGTAAAAGATTGGAACTGCATTTGCAGGTAGGCTCTATGGTGATTAAGAAATAATCTTGTAGTTATTTGGTAGAATTGAATTTGTAACAGAGTTTTGGATTTGTGCTATATGTTGTTGATACACCATTATGGTGCGTCTCAAGTTTTGGCCTGTGCAATGGCTTTGTCCAGATTGCTTTCAGTTTAGCTGATTGAATCTAAGTTGTAACCCCAATGACTCATCTGACTCGTCTGACTCGGTTTGTCTAACTGAGTCGACTATCCTATATCAGTCTATATGACTGCGTTGACTCTACATGTGTTGACCTTGACCGATTCATGTTTGACTCGGTGGACCATTTGACCCGACCTTGACTCTTTTGACCGTttgttgactcagatggaccggACCTTAGTTAATGGGCTTACTTAGTGAACTTGGACTTATAGTCAGTGTTTCTAATGAAcatgaattggacccttatggtccgaaccAACATTAATTCCTTCTACaatgttgtagatattcataagacttagctattgGACTATAGAGCCAacctaattcaattagtaaaccttagccaTGCGAAAGATATATAATGATAAATAAATGGatttagaaccattagttagacgtgtatgagccttgtatgagccttttggctaaactcttagagtgcttctttgattaacagttagtctatattaacaacgatcgattcaaggatgaaccagtggatcgtagatttcgaggtaggcgtggcttgtcatcaaaagaggtgggaatcgataacgaactctcttgtattcattattgttttacaaataaaTCTTGGTGtcgtgaaattcatgcatatctttgtgtgctttgtgtagtatgagatgtgtgccgacaTAATATCAGTATTCTAATGAGtatggttagcacgaatattacctaatgagtgtggttagcacgaatattattcttcctttatatccagtattctaatgagtgtggttagcacgaatattacctaatgagtgtggttagtaCGAATATTACTCTTCCCTTATGTGCGACAAaacacatctcatacatggatgtttactgttatttatggatgtctTTGAAGAAGTTTCTACTTTGTGTTTTACTGTCATTCCGTGTATTAACGACTGTCGATAAAACCAGCATTGTCTACGAATCATATTAATGtttacttgaaagctagttgctattcctacggggcaccccttttagggatgatgtgctcacccattcccactttcagtttcagagacaaatcAAGATGTACATGTGACGATGAAAGCTTCGAAGAATTATTTACGTCAGTTAGTTAGCTTTCGTTATATTTATTCTGTGTTTGTATACTATTTATAAATCAACTCACTATTgtgtatgtatcatttgagagaagttttgtatatatatatatatcagagtgGGGCTAGTTTTTGGATTAAGttctgtagcagatttcttattgaatgcttaagtatatgatttggattcttagtgtctctgtatttagttaatctcttggattaatcagctgctagctttgggggcgctacaagaTGGTCAGGGAATATAAGTTGGTGGCTTGGTCGGAATATGAGAAGAATGGAATTGAGTTGTGCAAACCGACTTAAGAGATCAGAGAAGGACAATAGTATTGTTGTGGCAGGAAGAAAAATTGTTGTTGCCGGTGGAGGCGTGCATGCTGGTCTGAATTGTTGTATGTGGAGCTTTTGGTCCGTGTGGAGTGAGTTAGTTTCTGGAGAGGATTTTCCGGAGCTTGTATACCAGTGATGACGAGAATTAGAAGGAGTCGTGATTATTATTGGATTGAGCTTTGGGAAGGTACCTGCTCAGTCCCATTTGAAGCCTTAGCGACCCTTATATATTTGAATCGAGAAGAACAAAAGGGGAGATGTCGGCTACTGTAGCCGCAATTTGGAGAAGAGGAGAAAGGAAGGAGAGGCcggtgacaaaggccataaaaaACAAATGGTTTGGAGTTTTGTATTCGATTCCattttgttgattctcttgaatatttttatGGCTTTTAAGAAAGCCATGTTTTGCTAGATTTTTATGACTAGGGTTTATGTTAAAACTACTTTGAGTATTAGGTCAATTAAATTGAATTATTTGACAAAGACTATTATGAATTGAATAAGATTAATCTTGAGtattgtttattgattgattgaaaattaGTTGTCCGCTTCATCAGTTTTGTACGATACATTAACTTTTGAGCTGAATAAAATATATATTTGTCTACATATTTGGTATTGTATGCTTGGATTAAATCCCTTGATGGGGTATGCATAGAATAGtcaggtattatttgagaacctaAAATTTAGTTTCGTATTATTTTCTCACTaacacaatttgatggtgcatgctttgatttagtcttttgatgtgtcatgcttagggtgtcccagtgatatttgcgacatTAAtaaatataataggtgatgtcgatagaacgaacaataacaaatattcatgaattatgtttcactTCAGTAATTgagtagaaatagtggtggatactataaaccctggttaccgatttTTACATTGGGTTCTAttagtttattttctttgttttaaattaattttcttttgtttcgTTATTTTCAATTCCTTGATACTTAGtcaattagagatattgattacagtatttccaccgctccctgtgggttcgaccgtacttgcctctgtctactagttaggcACCGTGCGATTGCGATTATTTATATATAGGTTATCCCGAAATCctatcatctatcactcaaaagtctatttatattatatctcctattgagacaaagtcgtatagctatattatacacattagataattcgagttgagtttaactcgcttacatatttctcgaaatatttgttggcaagctttcgctttaaccaagttcatcttttattcttgacgaaagtcaaaagatgatcatgtgaaaatcgcctggtaacatcttatatgatttgtgagagatagtcatttgatgtagactcggaatgtttcgtattggtcatttgatcacttgaaaattgatataaagctaatagtttgtgtgagccagctattctcgtcttctaagaatgtttcaatgattaaaatgagagtttagaacaattaaccattgattggatattgcacagtatgcgtacttgtatgctaactgttgcaagtgtattccaagtccgggaatttagtatgcatacccgtatgcgtactgattcaacagttgaagtccgggaactatagtatgcatacacgtatgcgtacttatttcaactgagttcgatcatgaacgacagtatgcgtacccgagattctaaaaccattataggttaacgacttaaagacttcattgggattctgaagcctgACCCAACtagtttctctgtagttgcgtgttctgatcttactttgttctatcgtattgagtattatcttctctaagattggctcgaggtttaatttccgataggtaagataaaaagtaatcacaaagctcttcgtttcattctttgtgattccacattatcttgttccgctaccatacgattaagttattgcaaggtgattgatattactaggatgttcttcggaaatataagcccggtatatcaattgattcatgttcaccttgatttatcaaaagacagaacaaaactcgtagatatttctgtgtgagacagatttatctattcaatagacttttatgtgtcaGACATATTtggttatcaagtcttcgactttgggtcgtagcaactcttagttgtgggtgagatcagctaagggaatcaagtgcgtagagtcctactgggattcagaggcgtaaggaacgtgactgtaccttaatcatgTGAGattgttagggctcaactacattccactccgaagttaacttgtagtaggctagagtctgtagcggcttaatacagcgtggtgttcaaatatggactaggtcccgggggttttctgcatttgcggtttcctcgttaacataacttctggtgtttgtgttatttctttttcgcattatatttgtttatataattgaaatatcacaggttgtgcgtagttcaatcaattagataatccaacctttggtagttgatataaattgattgacacttgaatattggtttttggtactgttccagttgtttctcatgataatcaggctcgcgggtttctatctgtttgatttgctgattacattgagaaacagagatataactcttggatatattttccttgattgagtctggctgtctagttgattctcttggaattatattggagttagtccatacagattgcctaaacgaataattgggtgtggttgttagaccaccgcttttcAGTATGGGGTTCTAAGTACAGATAGTAGAAAAGAATAGTGGGAATATATTCAGAATCTTAGTGAACATATTAAAAACCCTTGGATGCTAGTTGGGGATTTGAACTTTATATTAGACAATAGTGAAAAACAAGGTGGAAATGAGGCATTATCTAGTGCTTCAGCCATGATTCAAACTGTTATTCAACAGATTGGCCTCATTGACTTAAAGTTTCAGGGTGATCCATTTACATGGTCCAACCAGAGGGAAGGGGATGCAAACATCAGAGAAAGAATAGATATAAGTTTGGTTAATGTTAGTTGgtttgagaattttcctgattcCATTATTCACCATCTCACAAGAGTAGCTTCTGATCATAGTCatttatttattgaaatagaTCCAGCTAGGCTGAGATTAAGTAGACATTACAAATATTTTAGAGGTTGGAAAGAACATAAGGAATATGATttgttttttgaaaatgcttggaaAAAGAATAGAGAAGAGTCTGAGAATGATATCATTAAAACTTTTGAGTAAATGTATGTGGATTTTAAACAGTGAATGTGTTCAAGAACATTTCTAAGAACAAAGATATTATAATGAAAAACATAGATAAGGAAAATGCTAAACCATGTCACTTAgtttctgaaaaagttctgaataaGTTAGAAAAATGAATTAGAAAATTGGAAtaagataaaaaatatatattggtTAGAAAATAGTAAGGAAAAGTTCTTTAAAGAACATGATAGATGCACAAGGTATTTCCATGTGGTGGCTTCGAATAGAAAAATGTATAATTATATTCACACTCTTAGAGAGGAATCAGGGCTTTGGGTTGAGGGTAAAGATCAACTTGATCAATTGTTGAAAAACCACTTTGTTGGTATCAGTTCTACTTCTGGAAATCAAATAGATCAGATTTTTGATACTATCATCCCCAATGTTATTATGGATGAAGAAAATGTTGATTTAATTAAAATTCCATATAATGATGAAATAAAGTCTGTTATGTTTGAAATGAATCCTTGGGGTTCTCCGGGTCCTGATGGATACCCGCTGGGGTTTTTTCAGACTCATTGGCGTGTAGTTGAAGATGATGTTGTGAATTTGGTTATTAAGTTTTTTGAAACAGGGAAATTACAGGAACCCCTAAATGAttcttttatttctcttattccaaAGACTGAATATCCAATCACTCATATAGACTTCAGGCCAATAAGCTTGAGCAATGCTTTATATAAGCTTATATCTAAAATACTAGCAACTAGGATGAAAAGGgtcttagtgttagagcattgctcggtcgaactcgcatgtgttgctatctcaagcatgtttgtcaatgtgatctcaaggacttcatggcaattcatcatacaagtagaagaactactcaaggaaccggtggaacttctcgacaaaaaggtatgtgaagacttgaacttatctgtcactcaaaagtctatctactctatctcctacttcttgagacaaaaagtcgtatgctatatatatagacttagattatacatatttggtatttcgagccgagtatacctcgcctatctatatctcgaaatatgtgttggtaagcttttcgcttcgaccaagtttatctttacctagtgacgaaagtcatgatatgtttcaatcatcttgaaaattgctttgacgagaaatggtgtaacaactatataacgtcctctaagaatttttcaatggttgaaatgagagtttagattacataacctatgatggacataagcatttttgtggaaacacatttatgtataagtcctattccttgaaccaaagttttcgaactttgatgatcaagagaaccggaaaaatggcaagtgccaagtccgcgaactcagttcgcaaactgccgaacttctcatcccgagaaattctgctggagttgacaaactagttgcgtgagtaccagtccgcgaaccggcggaatgtctcttgccgagattttctgctggagtttataaactctatcggttgcttaagtccgcgaacctagtgtgcgaacttaagaaggttatatatctgaagatgatttctgaacttaaactttagaATGACTAacgaatgcagtttgcaaaccgtggctataaaagttcatgaactgattcaagtgaatcaaatcatctttgcttcaattgtgtcttgtgtagttacataagatttccttgcaattgaacaactctctaactagttcatttgagtcatttgaactagttatggtgaagaagaacatggttgatatgaaatgctcatatggctaaccttttggttaattattgttgagccaacaatgtacacgtttgggtacggttaacaaacatagaagcgtgtagttcatttgtgtataacaagctaagttttcgatctaacggttgagaaatattagcttgaatataaaccaggttttcatccaacggtgaatattgattgctttgttaccaaggcaaaacgctgatttgaaagactatataaaggagacatctagtattgtgcaaaactaatccccataccttccgtgtgatactagtttgcgtactagagtcggttcttctttaacctttggttttcttcttctaaaaccaggttaacgacttaaagacttcattgggattgtaaatccagatcgatactacttttatcgtagttgtgtgatctgatcttgcatcttctatcgtacgagtacaatcagattgattggcttgagatttgatatctctgataggcaagatataaaaagtaatcacaaacatcttcatatcattgtttttgattccacaacatcttgtttcgctaccatacgattaagattgttgtgaggtgattgattgatctaggctgttcttcgggaatataagaccggattatcaattggttcatgttcaccttgatcctttgatagactcgtctgtgtgagaaaaatttgtttattgtcaaagcctgcgattttgggtcgtggcaactcttagttgtgggtgagatcagctaagggaatcaagtgtgcagtatcctgctgggatcataggcgtagggagtacaactgtaccttggatcggtgggaggctgattggggtttaactacattcCGGTCTGAAGTTAGctgggagt
This is a stretch of genomic DNA from Papaver somniferum cultivar HN1 chromosome 1, ASM357369v1, whole genome shotgun sequence. It encodes these proteins:
- the LOC113354358 gene encoding uncharacterized protein LOC113354358 yields the protein MLVGDLNFILDNSEKQGGNEALSSASAMIQTVIQQIGLIDLKFQGDPFTWSNQREGDANIRERIDISLVNVSWFENFPDSIIHHLTRVASDHSHLFIEIDPARLRLSRHYKYFRGWKEHKEYDLFFENAWKKNREESENDIIKTFE